The segment GCGACAGCTTGCCGACTTCTGGCCCCATCGTGACCCAGGAGGACTGCAGGTTCGGCACATTATCAATCGCCAGCCGGCCGACGGCTACGCTCTTGAGGTACGCCTCCGGCGTTTCGCGCTCGCGCTTCAGGTTCGTATTGTCAGGCTGGAACGTAAATGGAATAAAGGCCAGGAAGCCCTTGGAATTCCAGCCGTTCTGAATGCACTCGTCCTGCGCATCCCGTATCCGGTGCAGATGCAGAGCCCGCTCCTCCATCGTCTCGCCCAATCCGATAACCATGGTCGCCGTCGTATTCATGCCAAGCTGATGCGCTGTCTGCATAACGTCCATCCATTGACGCCAGCTTCCCTTCAGCCTGCTCACCTTGGAGCGAATCCGGTCATCCAGAATTTCTGCGCCGCCGCCCGGCAGGGAATCCAGTCCCGCATCACGCAGCTCCCGTACAACCTCGTGCAGCGGAAGGCCTGATACCTCGACCATTTTCATAATTTCTGCTGGGGAGAAGGAGTGCATGGTAATATTGGGAAACCGCCCTTTAATTTTGCGGAGCAGATCTGTGTAATAGCTGAACGGCAGGTTTGGATTTGTTCCGCCTTGCATCAGGATTTCGGTGCCATTGACATCCTCGGTTTCCTGGATTTTTTGCAGAATCGTTTCGTCCGACAGCACATAGCCCTCTTCATGGCCCGGTCTGCGATAAAATGCACAGAAACGGCAGTACACATCACATACGTTCGTATAATTAACATTCCGGCCGATGACGAAGGTCGTCACGGGATCCGGATGCTTGCGCTTGGTCATAATATCGGCGGCGTGGCCGATCTTCTCCAGCTCATCACTTTCAAACAGCCGTGTGGTA is part of the Paenibacillus algicola genome and harbors:
- the mqnC gene encoding cyclic dehypoxanthinyl futalosine synthase, with the translated sequence MGTIDRILDKALRGERLQVEDTTRLFESDELEKIGHAADIMTKRKHPDPVTTFVIGRNVNYTNVCDVYCRFCAFYRRPGHEEGYVLSDETILQKIQETEDVNGTEILMQGGTNPNLPFSYYTDLLRKIKGRFPNITMHSFSPAEIMKMVEVSGLPLHEVVRELRDAGLDSLPGGGAEILDDRIRSKVSRLKGSWRQWMDVMQTAHQLGMNTTATMVIGLGETMEERALHLHRIRDAQDECIQNGWNSKGFLAFIPFTFQPDNTNLKRERETPEAYLKSVAVGRLAIDNVPNLQSSWVTMGPEVGKLSLSYGCNDFGSTMMEENVVSAAGAVHKVNIETILTMIREAGYIPAQRNTRYEILRTFDGNSSVERDFIMQN